The following proteins are encoded in a genomic region of Oncorhynchus keta strain PuntledgeMale-10-30-2019 chromosome 6, Oket_V2, whole genome shotgun sequence:
- the LOC118385286 gene encoding regulator of G-protein signaling 3-like isoform X10 has protein sequence MFPAMVDFSEKYLERAKDMKNRLAFLRRRNESPGSNPPGKFDKSLKSSVKPTPEEALKWGESLDKLLAHKYGLAAFRAFLRTEFSEENLEFWLACEDYKKIKSQSKIASKAKKVFAEYIAIQSCKEVNLDSYTREHTKDNLQNVTRSCFDLAQRRIYGLMEKDSYPRFLRSELYMDLVNQKKASTTSTSSSS, from the exons GGCCAAAGACATGAAGAACCGGCTTGCTTTCCTGAGGAGGAGGAATGAGTCTCCCGGAAGCAACCCACCCGGCAAATTCGACAAATCCTTGAAGTCGTCAGTAAA GCCCACCCCGGAGGAGGCACTCAAATGGGGGGAATCTCTGGACAAGCTGCTGGCCCACAAAT ATGGCCTGGCAGCGTTCAGAGCTTTCCTGCGCACAGAATTCAGCGAGGAGAATCTGGAATTCTGGTTGGCGTGCGAGGATTACAAGAAGATTAAGTCGCAATCCAAGATAGCGTCCAAAGCCAAGAAAGTCTTCGCTGAATACATTGCCATCCAGTCTTGTAAAGAG GTGAACTTGGACTCGTACACTCGAGAGCACACTAAGGACAACCTTCAGAATGTGACGCGTTCCTGCTTCGACCTGGCCCAGCGCAGGATATACGGCCTGATGGAGAAGGACTCGTACCCTCGTTTCCTCCGCTCAGAGCTCTACATGGACTTAGTCAACCAGAAGAAGGCCAGCACCACGTCCACCTCCTCATCGTCGTAA
- the LOC118385286 gene encoding regulator of G-protein signaling 3-like isoform X12: MKNRLAFLRRRNESPGSNPPGKFDKSLKSSVKPTPEEALKWGESLDKLLAHKYGLAAFRAFLRTEFSEENLEFWLACEDYKKIKSQSKIASKAKKVFAEYIAIQSCKEVNLDSYTREHTKDNLQNVTRSCFDLAQRRIYGLMEKDSYPRFLRSELYMDLVNQKKASTTSTSSSS; this comes from the exons ATGAAGAACCGGCTTGCTTTCCTGAGGAGGAGGAATGAGTCTCCCGGAAGCAACCCACCCGGCAAATTCGACAAATCCTTGAAGTCGTCAGTAAA GCCCACCCCGGAGGAGGCACTCAAATGGGGGGAATCTCTGGACAAGCTGCTGGCCCACAAAT ATGGCCTGGCAGCGTTCAGAGCTTTCCTGCGCACAGAATTCAGCGAGGAGAATCTGGAATTCTGGTTGGCGTGCGAGGATTACAAGAAGATTAAGTCGCAATCCAAGATAGCGTCCAAAGCCAAGAAAGTCTTCGCTGAATACATTGCCATCCAGTCTTGTAAAGAG GTGAACTTGGACTCGTACACTCGAGAGCACACTAAGGACAACCTTCAGAATGTGACGCGTTCCTGCTTCGACCTGGCCCAGCGCAGGATATACGGCCTGATGGAGAAGGACTCGTACCCTCGTTTCCTCCGCTCAGAGCTCTACATGGACTTAGTCAACCAGAAGAAGGCCAGCACCACGTCCACCTCCTCATCGTCGTAA
- the LOC118385286 gene encoding regulator of G-protein signaling 3-like isoform X9: MFPAMVDFSEKYLERAKDMKNRLAFLRRRNESPGSNPPGKFDKSLKSSVKPTPEEALKWGESLDKLLAHKYGLAAFRAFLRTEFSEENLEFWLACEDYKKIKSQSKIASKAKKVFAEYIAIQSCKEVNLDSYTREHTKDNLQNVTRSCFDLAQRRIYGLMEKDSYPRFLRSELYMDLVNQKKASTTSTSSSS; the protein is encoded by the exons ATGTTCCCCGCTATGGTCGACTTTTCAGAGAAGTACCTGGAAAG GGCCAAAGACATGAAGAACCGGCTTGCTTTCCTGAGGAGGAGGAATGAGTCTCCCGGAAGCAACCCACCCGGCAAATTCGACAAATCCTTGAAGTCGTCAGTAAA GCCCACCCCGGAGGAGGCACTCAAATGGGGGGAATCTCTGGACAAGCTGCTGGCCCACAAAT ATGGCCTGGCAGCGTTCAGAGCTTTCCTGCGCACAGAATTCAGCGAGGAGAATCTGGAATTCTGGTTGGCGTGCGAGGATTACAAGAAGATTAAGTCGCAATCCAAGATAGCGTCCAAAGCCAAGAAAGTCTTCGCTGAATACATTGCCATCCAGTCTTGTAAAGAG GTGAACTTGGACTCGTACACTCGAGAGCACACTAAGGACAACCTTCAGAATGTGACGCGTTCCTGCTTCGACCTGGCCCAGCGCAGGATATACGGCCTGATGGAGAAGGACTCGTACCCTCGTTTCCTCCGCTCAGAGCTCTACATGGACTTAGTCAACCAGAAGAAGGCCAGCACCACGTCCACCTCCTCATCGTCGTAA
- the LOC118385286 gene encoding regulator of G-protein signaling 3-like isoform X11, with protein sequence MAKDMKNRLAFLRRRNESPGSNPPGKFDKSLKSSVKPTPEEALKWGESLDKLLAHKYGLAAFRAFLRTEFSEENLEFWLACEDYKKIKSQSKIASKAKKVFAEYIAIQSCKEVNLDSYTREHTKDNLQNVTRSCFDLAQRRIYGLMEKDSYPRFLRSELYMDLVNQKKASTTSTSSSS encoded by the exons AT GGCCAAAGACATGAAGAACCGGCTTGCTTTCCTGAGGAGGAGGAATGAGTCTCCCGGAAGCAACCCACCCGGCAAATTCGACAAATCCTTGAAGTCGTCAGTAAA GCCCACCCCGGAGGAGGCACTCAAATGGGGGGAATCTCTGGACAAGCTGCTGGCCCACAAAT ATGGCCTGGCAGCGTTCAGAGCTTTCCTGCGCACAGAATTCAGCGAGGAGAATCTGGAATTCTGGTTGGCGTGCGAGGATTACAAGAAGATTAAGTCGCAATCCAAGATAGCGTCCAAAGCCAAGAAAGTCTTCGCTGAATACATTGCCATCCAGTCTTGTAAAGAG GTGAACTTGGACTCGTACACTCGAGAGCACACTAAGGACAACCTTCAGAATGTGACGCGTTCCTGCTTCGACCTGGCCCAGCGCAGGATATACGGCCTGATGGAGAAGGACTCGTACCCTCGTTTCCTCCGCTCAGAGCTCTACATGGACTTAGTCAACCAGAAGAAGGCCAGCACCACGTCCACCTCCTCATCGTCGTAA